In one Juglans regia cultivar Chandler chromosome 11, Walnut 2.0, whole genome shotgun sequence genomic region, the following are encoded:
- the LOC108987603 gene encoding F-box/kelch-repeat protein At3g06240-like — protein MKAAMPLRRKKAAMLSTRKTLPEDLILEILLRLPVKSLVRFRCVSKRWLFLISDPHFAKSHFDRTSEHTQRLLLSTPLRFGSLETDAPLWDRSAVRELFFPFKQEGRAFKIVGSCNGLVCVSLSQNEGFYIWNPSTGSRRKLPDPPETPPDLEIRAHGFGYDSSTEDYKVVLGLFPSSEGRVFSSKRNSWKTIEHFVFDFNDSAGIFCNGTLHWEVFLEDYTETIAAFDLAEEEFWEVPMPLQYDDHHEEIIFYSLMNLGGRLCLTCRWCYSSTHFEIWVMQEYGVQESWAPMFEVRHSDLINCRCSLIPLCFPRGEKLEAIYMGKELIRTDHDGAILERFMLSSDKASCEAAVFFESLLSPN, from the coding sequence ATGAAGGCGGCGATGCCGCTTAGAAGAAAGAAGGCGGCAATGCTGAGTACTAGGAAGACTCTTCCCGAAGACTTGATACTAGAAATACTCTTGCGTTTGCCCGTCAAATCTTTGGTCCGATTCAGGTGCGTTTCTAAACGATGGCTTTTTTTAATTTCCGATCCCCATTTCGCTAAATCGCACTTCGACCGAACATCCGAGCACACCCAAAGACTCCTATTATCGACCCCTTTGAGATTTGGGTCCCTAGAAACCGATGCACCTTTGTGGGACCGTTCTGCTGTGAGAGAACTCTTTTTCCCGTTCAAGCAAGAGGGTCGTGCTTTTAAGATTGTAGGTTCTTGCAATGGTTTGGTTTGCGTCTCACTCTCTCAGAATGAGGGTTTCTATATTTGGAATCCATCAACCGGATCCCGCAGAAAGTTGCCTGACCCCCCTGAAACTCCACCCGATCTTGAGATACGTGCTCATGGTTTCGGCTATGATTCATCCACTGAAGACTATAAGGTCGTTTTGGGCCTTTTCCCATCATCTGAAGGCAGGGTCTTCTCGTCGAAAAGAAACTCCTGGAAAACTATTGAACATTTCGTTTTTGACTTTAACGACTCAGCAGGGATCTTTTGCAATGGTACTCTGCATTGGGAAGTCTTTCTGGAAGATTATACTGAGACAATCGCTGCGTTTGATTTAGCTGAGGAGGAGTTTTGGGAGGTGCCGATGCCCCTACAGTATGACGATCACCACGAGGAGATTATTTTCTATTCTTTGATGAATCTTGGAGGGCGTCTTTGTCTTACTTGTCGTTGGTGTTATAGCTCTACCCATTTTGAGATATGGGTAATGCAGGAATACGGAGTGCAGGAATCATGGGCGCCAATGTTTGAAGTTCGGCATTCCGATCTAATCAACTGCAGATGTAGTCTAATCCCGCTGTGCTTTCCCAGAGGTGAGAAGCTTGAGGCAATATACATGGGAAAGGAGTTAATAAGGACTGATCATGATGGAGCGATTCTTGAACGCTTTATGTTGAGCAGTGACAAAGCTAGTTGTGAAGCAGCTGTTTTTTTTGAGAGTTTACTTTCACCTAACTAA
- the LOC118349865 gene encoding uncharacterized protein LOC118349865 yields MAHAFYQRHWKTVGKEVCDAVLCVLNSNGSIDALNETFIVLIPKIKFPSKVTEFRHISLCNVLYKIISKTIANRLKKILPSIISQTQFAFVPGRLISDNVIVAFEALHTMNTKLSAKDGQMALKLDMSKTYDRIEWGFLEVVMLKMGFNQSWMIACCFIKLISLNGANSYTLFNLYERGSGQKLNKEKTSMQFSKNTPRSAQDLILSIAGVRSYVQYERYLGLPVMVGKSRINSFKCIQEKVKSKLSSYKVKTLSLAGKEIFIKAVVQALPSYSMRVFQLPCSFLKSINKVTQNYWWGQQEQVGRIHWVSYNSMGKAKTKGGLGFRDLGSFNVAMLDKQGWRLLPFPDSLASQVLKWKYFPRVSFMEAKVGSNPSYIWRSIMAARSLLDHGTCWRIGNGREV; encoded by the exons ATGGCTCATGCATTTTATCAGAGACATTGGAAAACAGTGGGCAAGGAGGTATGTGATGCAGTTCTTTGTGTTCTAAATTCCAATGGTAGTATTGATGCTCTTAATGAAACCTTTATTGTCCTAATTCCCAAGATCAAATTCCCTAGCAAAGTGACTGAGTTCAGACACATTAGTCTGTGCAATGTcctttataaaatcatatcaaagaCCATTGCAAACAGATTGAAGAAGATCCTTCCAAGCATAATCTCTCAGACTCAATTTGCCTTTGTTCCTGGTAGATTGATTTCAGATAATGTTATCGTGGCATTCGAGGCATTGCACACAATGAATACCAAATTATCAGCCAAAGATGGTCAAATGgccttgaaacttgacatgagtaaGACTTATGACAGAATTGAGTGGGGTTTCTTAGAAGTTGTTATGCTTAAAATGGGCTTTAATCAGAGTTGG atgatagcttgTTGTTTTATAAAGCTAATATCCTTGAATGGAGCAAACTCATACACATTATTCAATCTTTATGAAAGGGGCTCTGGTCAAAAGCTGAATAAGGAGAAGACATCAATGCAATTTAGCAAGAATACCCCAAGATCTGCTCAGGACCTAATACTCAGCATTGCAGGGGTGAGATCTTATGTGCAGTATGAGAGATACCTTGGTTTACCTGTCATGGTTGGTAAATCACGGATTAACTCCTTTAAGTGTATTCAGGAAAAGGTCAAAAGCAAGCTTAGCAGCTATAAGGTTAAAACTCTTTCCTTAGCAGGTAAGGAAATCTTCATAAAGGCTGTGGTTCAAGCTTTACCTTCATACAGTATGAGAGTTTTCCAATTACCTTGTAGTTTTCTCAAGAGCATCAATAAGGTGACTCAGAATTATTGGTGGGGTCAACAGGAGCAAGTGGGGAGAATACATTGGGTCTCTTATAATTCTATGGGTAAAGCAAAAACCAAAGGAGGGCTGGGTTTCAGAGATCTTGGGAGTTTTAACGTGGCTATGTTAGACAAACAAGGTTGGAGACTATTGCCATTTCCAGATTCTCTTGCTTCTCAGGTGCTTAAGTGGAAATACTTTCCTAGGGTCAGCTTTATGGAGGCCAAGGTGGGGAGTAATCCCTCTTACATTTGGAGAAGCATTATGGCTGCTCGATCTCTGTTGGATCATGGAACCTGCTGGAGAATAGGCAATGGCAGAGAGGTTTAA